A stretch of the Bacillus sp. B-jedd genome encodes the following:
- a CDS encoding cell wall hydrolase has translation MARAKYRDSDISLMARMMRAEAEGEGKLGMLYVGNVIVNRLVSNCLDFKGLRSIPQVIFQVQGGNYSFEAVQKGNVFYQRARDVEKRLARQNLDFWRKHPGKYALWYFNPYAPCPPTWYDQPFAGQFKNHCYYEPQAGTCEGVYTV, from the coding sequence ATGGCAAGAGCAAAGTATCGGGATTCGGACATTTCCTTGATGGCAAGGATGATGAGAGCGGAGGCTGAGGGTGAAGGAAAACTCGGGATGCTTTATGTCGGAAATGTCATTGTAAACCGTTTAGTATCAAATTGTTTAGACTTTAAAGGGTTAAGGAGCATTCCCCAAGTCATTTTTCAGGTACAGGGAGGAAATTACTCCTTTGAAGCCGTGCAAAAAGGGAATGTGTTTTACCAAAGAGCAAGGGATGTTGAAAAGAGATTAGCGAGGCAGAATTTGGACTTTTGGAGGAAACACCCGGGGAAATATGCCCTATGGTATTTCAATCCATATGCCCCCTGCCCCCCAACATGGTATGACCAGCCTTTCGCCGGCCAATTCAAAAACCACTGTTATTATGAACCTCAAGCCGGCACCTGTGAAGGGGTTTATACCGTTTAA